In Capsicum annuum cultivar UCD-10X-F1 chromosome 11, UCD10Xv1.1, whole genome shotgun sequence, one genomic interval encodes:
- the LOC107872522 gene encoding zinc-finger homeodomain protein 10 — MDLTCTNNPTPTPSHTPTKTPDSEIDTPPLIKPLSFTNFTFKNHHHNHNHNRQPPCAPPSSTAVTYKECLKNHAASIGGHAVDGCGEFIASPESTQSNPISLSCAACGCHRNFHRREPSENQDFISFRHHILPPIHHFSPSSSPSSSPSPPPPPPLPQPQPQPIKAEKPCGRKRFRTKFTQEQKEKMHLFSEKLGWKLQKVDEVAVDEFCREVGVGKGVLRVWMHNNKNTFGKKVHSFENKNGFNMNGGTSSNEDNHRHNDNNNDNSTSNCELHLHISTNGSSSSS; from the coding sequence ATGGACTTAACTTGCACCAACAACCCCACCCCTACGCCTAGCCACACCCCCACCAAAACCCCAGATTCAGAAATTGATACCCCACCATTAATCAAACCTCTATCTTTCACCAACTTCACTTTCAAGAATCACCACCACAATCACAACCACAACCGCCAACCACCATGTGCACCACCATCGTCTACGGCGGTGACATACAAAGAATGTCTGAAAAATCATGCAGCAAGTATAGGTGGACACGCAGTAGATGGCTGTGGTGAGTTCATAGCTTCACCAGAATCCACACAATCCAATCCCATTTCACTATCATGTGCTGCTTGTGGCTGCCACCGTAACTTCCACCGCCGTGAACCATCGGAAAATCAAGATTTCATCAGTTTCCGCCACCATATTCTGCCACCAATCCACCACTTTTCCCCCTCCTCCTCCCCTTCTTCCTCCCCATCTCCacctccaccaccaccactaccacaacCTCAACCTCAACCTATAAAAGCAGAAAAGCCATGTGGGAGAAAGAGGTTTAGGACAAAGTTTACACAAGAACAGAAGGAGAAAATGCATTTGTTTTCGGAGAAATTAGGGTGGAAGTTACAGAAGGTTGATGAAGTTGCTGTTGATGAATTTTGTCGTGAAGTAGGAGTTGGTAAAGGGGTACTTAGAGTATGGATgcataataataagaatactttTGGGAAAAAAGTACATAGTTTTGAGAACAAAAATGGGTTTAATATGAATGGTGGTACAAGTAGCAATGAAGATAATCATCGTCACAACGACAACAACAATGATAATAGTACAAGTAATTGTGAGCTTCATCTTCATATTTCCACTAATGGATCGTCTTCTTCATCCTGA